CTGCCCGCCGGAAAGCCCGGTGCCGGGCTGGTCCAGCCGGTCCTTGGCCTCGTTCCACAACCCGGCGCGCTTGAGGGACGTTTCCACAATCTCGTCCATCTCGCTCTTGGTGTTCACCAGGCCATGGATGCGCGGCCCATAGGCGATGTTTTCATAAATGGATTTTGGGAACGGGTTGGGCTTCTGGAACACCATGCCCACCTGGGCCCGCAGGGGGACTACGTCCACCTTGGGATCATAGATGTTCCGGCCGTCCAGTTCAATAAGTCCGGTGACGCGGCAGCTGTCGATGGTGTCGTTCATGCGGTTCAGGCATCGCAGGAAGGTGGACTTCCCGCAGCCCGAGGGACCGATCATGGCGATGACCTCGTTGTTGCCGATGTCCATGGACACGTTGTTGATGGCATGCTTGTCGCCGTAATAGACGTTGACATCCACGCAACGCATGCGCGGTTCGGGAACGTGCTGGGTCCCGACGGTCTGGCGATTGTCGCGGGGGACGCGTTTGGGCCCCTTTCCGGAGGCGCCGGCCTTGGCCGTGGCGGAGGATGCGTCGGGGGTGCGCTCGTCCATGGCGGTGTTCCTGTCTGAATTCCTGAATGGAGAGTGAAAAGTGATGCAACAAGAGGCAGGCGGGNGGGCCGGCAGCGCTGGCATGCCGGCCCGCCTGGACAAGAATGCCTACTTCAGGGCGCCGCAGTCAACGGGGGTCAAGCCCTTGGCTTTGGCAGCGAATTCCTTGCGCTCGGCGTCGGGCATGGGGATCATGCCCTTGGAGGCCAGGTAACCGTCCTTACCCCAGGCCTTTTCGCTGGTGAATTCAGCCAGGTACTCAGGAATGCCGGGAATGACGGAAGCATGCGCCTTTTTCACGTAGAAGTACAGGGGGCGGGACACGGAGTACTTGCCGGAGGCGATGTTGTCGAAGGTGGGGGCAACGCCATCCACTTCGGAACCCTGGATCTTGTCGGCGTTCTGGTCCAGGAAGGAGAAGCCGAAGATGCCCAGGGCGCTGGGGTTGGCGTCCAGCTTCTGAACAATGAGGTTGTCGTTTTCGCCAGCGTCGATGTAGGCGCCGTCTTCACGAATGGTGTGCGCGTAGGCTTTCCACTTCTTGCCGTCTTCCTTTTCCAGGGCCTTCAGGAAGGGGGAGGACTTGGCGCCGACTTCCATCACCAGTTCGAGGAAGGCGTCACGGGTGCCGGATGTGGGAGGGGGCCCGAGCACTTCGATCTTGGCGGCGGGCAGCGCGGGGTTCACTTCCTTCCAGGTCTTGAAGGGGTTGGCGACCATCTTGCCGTCAACTTCCACTTCCTTGGCCATGGCGCGGTACAAATCCACGATGGCCAGCTTGAACAGCCCGGTCTTCTTGGAGTTGGCGATGACAATGCCGTCGTAGCCGACCTTGACTTCCACCACTTCCTTGACACCATTCTTCATGCAGTCTTCGCACTCGGACTTCTTCATGCGGCGGGAGGCGTTGGTGATGTCGGGGTGGCCCACGCCCACGCCGGCGCAGAACAGCTTCATGCCGCCGCCGGTGCCGGTGGATTCAATGGTGGGCGTCTTGAACTTGCCGCCCTTGCCAAAGGTTTCCGCAACCACGGTGGAGAAGGGGTAGACCGTGGAAGAACCCACGACCTTGATGGTGTCCCTGGCGGCCTGGGCGTGCGCGAAGTTCACGCTGGTGGCCAGCAGCAAAGCAGCCGCTGCGACGGTGAGACCTTTCAACATGATGTTCCTCCTCAGGAGCATTGTGCAAAGCACGTGTGTTGTTTGCGTTGCTGTATATCCAAAGCTGCCAGGCGGCCCTGCGGAGTGCAGAGGCCGTCGGCCATTACCAACGACGTTCGAATTTCTTGCGCAGAATCACCGCCAGGGCGTTCATGGCCAGCAGGAAGACCAACAGCACGATGATGGCCGCGCTGGTCTTTTCCCGGAAGCCGCGTTCCGGCGAGTCCGACCACAGGTAGATCTGCACCGGCAGGGCCGTGGCGGCGTCCGTAATGCCTTGCGGCACGTCCACGATGAAGGCCACCATGCCGATCATCAGCAGCGGCGCCGTTTCCCCCAGGGCGCGGGCCATGCCGATGATGGCCCCGGTGAGCATGCCCGGCATGGCCAGGGGCAGCACATGGTTGAGCACCGTCTGCAACTGGGAGGAACCGATGCCCAGGGCTGCCTCCCGGATGGAAGGCGGCACGCTTTTCAGGGCCGCGCGCGAGGCGATGATGATGACCGGCAGGGTCATCAGGGTGAGCACCAGACCGCCCACCAGCGGCGCCGAGCGCGGCAGCTCGAAGAAGTTCAGGAACACCGCCAGCCCCAGCAGACCGAACACGATGGAGGGCACGGCGGCCAGGTTGTTGATGTTCACCTCGATGAGGTCCGTCCACTTGTTCTTGGGCGCGAACTCTTCCAGATACACCGCCGCGGAGATGCCAATGGGGAACGAGAGCAGCAGCGTGATGAGCAGGGAGTAGAAAGACCCCATCACCGCGCCCCAGATGCCGGCCTGCTCGGGCTCGCGGGAGTCCCCGGTGGTCAGGAACACGGTGTTGAACTTCCGTTCCAGCAGGCCGCGTTTCTTCAGGGAATCCACCCAGGCAATCTGCCGGTCACTCATGCGGCGCTCGATTTCGGGCACGTCGCGGTCGATGTGGCCCTTCACCAGCTGATCCACGTCGTCATCGGCCAGCACCCACAAGGTGACGGACTTGCCGATGAGAGACGGGTCCGCAAAGACGGCCTTTTCCAGATCAAAGGGCGCGCTGTTGCTGATGAAGTTGTCGATATCGCGCACTTCGCGACGCTCGGTCACCTCGGGAAAATAGCTGCGGATGGCCTGCTTGATGAACAATGGATAGTTGGCCGCGTTCAGATTCTCGCGGTCGAACTCCGCTTCCGGCAGCGCCACCTCCAGCTTGAGGTACGTCTGGGTGAAGGCGGGCAAGCCGTCGTACACGATGGTCACGAACAGCAATCCCAGAAAGCACAGGCTGATGACGATGGCCGAGAAGCCGTACAGCCGAAAGCGCTTCTCCGCAGCATAGCGCTTGGCCAGCCCGGCGTTGACAATGTCGATGGGGCGCGGCTTGGTGGTGGTGTTATTCATACTGTTCCCGATACTTGCGCACGACATGCAGGGCGAAGATGTTCAGACACAGCGTCACCAGGAACAGCACCAGCCCCAGGGCGAAGGCCGCCAGGGTCTTCGGGCTGTCGAATTCCTGGTCCCCGATGAGCAGCGTGACGATCTGCACCGTCACGGTGGTCACGGTTTCGAAGGGGTTGAGGGTCAGATTGGCCGAGAGCCCGGCCGCCATGACCACGATCATCGTTTCCCCGATGGCGCGGGACATGGCCAGCAGCACCGAGCCCACAATGCCCGGCAGGGCAGCAGGCAACACCACCTTGCGCACCGTTTCCGAGGACGTGGAGCCCAGGGCCAAGGCGCCGTCGCGCAGGGATTGCGGCACGGCGTTGATGACGTCATCAGACAGGGAGGAGACAAAGGGGATAATCATGATCCCCATCACCAGCCCGGCCACCAGCCCGCTTTCCGAAGAAACACTCAGCCCCACGGCGCTGCCCCAATCCCGGACAATGGGCGCCACGGTAAGAGCGGCGAAGAAGCCGTATACCACCGTGGGGATGCCAGCCAGAATTTCCATGAGCGGCTTGGCCGTGGCGCGGAACTTGCGCGAGGCGTATTCAGACATGTAGATGGCCGCCATCAGCCCGATGGGCACAGCCACCACCATGGCGATGATGGAGATGAGCGCCGTGCCCACGAACACCGGGACAGCGCCGAATGCGCCGGACCCGCCCACCTGATCTTCCCGGATGGCCATCTGCGGGCTCCACTCCAGCCCGAAGAGAAAATCCTGCACCGGAATGATCTTGAAAAAGCGGATGGCCTCGAACAGCACCGAAAGAATGATGCCCACAGTGGTGAAGATGGCCAGCATTGAACAGGCGATGAGCAGCCACTTGACCAGCCGCTCCACCTTGTTGCGGGCGCGCAGCTGGGGCGTGATGCCCTTGCGCGACAGCAGCAACCCGCCCGCGGCCAGCATGGCGCACACTCCCAGCAGCAGCACCCGGGAATACACGCGCAGCCGGATGAACTCGTCCGCCGCCTTGCGAAGTTCCGGCGAGGGATCCCCGCTCAGAATGTTGCCGCCCACCAGATTCTTGACGTCGTTGACCACCAGCCCGAGCCGATCCGGCGGCAAGGCCTGCACCTCTGGCGGCAGATGGGAAACCACCAGCCCGGTGATGACGCCGCCCTCGCTGGCCTGCCATAGTGCAAACACGATGATGGCCGGCCCGAAGCACCACAGCGCGGTGAGCGCCCCGTAATACCCGGGACGGGAATGCAGGTGGCGCAGCCCGGCAGGACCGCCGGCCACGGCAAACGCCCTGTTCCGCCCGAGCATGTACGCCACGGCGCTCAAGGCTAGCAACAACAGCAAGATGACATACGCTGGGATCATGGACTGCTCGATGACATGTGCGCTTCTGGAAGTCCCGGAAGGTTCAGGTTGCCGAATCCGGCCGCAGGTGCCGCACGGCCTGTGCGCTGGAAGCGGCATGCCCGCATTTCCCTCGCACCCGCAGACCATACCAACCGAGAAAGGTGACCACGTGACAAAACGTCACGATTCGGCAACAGTTCTGTGACAATATGATGACAATGCCGGCCTTGCCCAAAAAAGAACAGGCCGGCGCATGGGCCGGCCTGTTCTCCAAATCGTCACAAATCGCTTACTTGCGCGCAGCAAACACGGCCACAGTGCCGCTCACCTCGTTGGCCGTCACCACCAGGGCCTGGCCGGTGGGGCTGTCCTTGGCGGCGATGAACAGCACGCCTTCGGGCGCAACATCCCCGGCGGCTTCGGATTTCTGGTCGGCTGCGTAGTCGCGGCTGTTGATGTACTGCACGAAGCTGGCCTTGGCCGGCTCGGTCACGTCGTACACCATCAGGCCGCCCTGGCGTTCCAGGCCCACGAAGGCATAGGTGCGGCCGTCCACCACGCCCACGGTCACGCCCTCGGGCTCGGGGCCCTTGTCGTCGCTACGGTCGTCGAACTTTTCTTCGGCGTTGAAGTATTCCGGTGCCTCCTTGGCGATGATGCGCTCGAACTGGTCGGCGCTGTCGAACACCTGCGCCCCGGTGGCGGCGTTCCAGATGGAGAAGGAGCGCGCGCCATAGGCCACGATGCGGTCGGCCAGGCCGTCGCCGTCCGTGTCCAGCATGTCCTTGACCACCTTGAGGCGGCCAAGCTGCTTGTCGCGGGTGAGCCATTTGGCGTCGGGGAAGATGCGGTCGTTCAGGTAGACCTTGCCCAGGCGGGCTTCGTCGCTGTAGCCGTCGTAATCGCGGGAGTCACCCTCATTGGCCGTCACCAGATAGACCTTGCCCTTGGCGGCAAAGGCGGCGACGGAGTCCGGCATGTACAGGCCATGCACCGGCCAGGGCTTGATGTTGATCTTCTTGTCCTTGTCGCTGGCGTCCAGGCCGCCGGCCTTTTTCCAGTCCTTCATGCCCAGGGGCTTGATGTCCTTGACCTTGGCCGTGGCCACGTCCAGCACGGCGAAGGCGTTGTTCTCCTGCAGGACCACATAGGCGGTCTTGGAATCCGGGGACACGGCGATATACTCGGGCTCCAGATCCTGGGACACGGTGGCCTTGGGATGGGAGATGCGCACGCCCTTGGCCTGCAGCTGGGCTTTCTGGGTGTTGAAGCTGTGGAAGTAGGCCATGGTGCAGGTGGCGGCGTCCACGCCCTTGGCGAGGCTGATCACCGCGATGCTGCCTTCGGGGTCCACGCTGTAGTCTTTGTTGGGTTCGCCTTCGCAGGCGGCCAGCACGTACTTGCCGTCCGGGGTGAAGGCCACCATGTCCGGCAGCGCGCCCACGTCGAAGCGCTTGCGCACCGTGCCGTCCAGATTCATGAGGATGATCTTGCCGGAATCCTGTTTGGGATCGGCCTCCACAGCCACGGCCACCAGCCCGTTCTTCACGGCCACGCTGTTGATGCCGCCGCCATGCTCCTTGAGGGAGATGCTGGACTTCTTCACCGGAGCGGCGGGGTTGCTCAGGTCCACCACTTCCACGGCCGTCTCGCCGGCATTGACCACGAACAGCAATTTGGACTGGGGATCAAAGCTGCAGATTTCCGCAGCGCCTTCCCCGCCCAGTTTGAGGCCACCGATCTTTTCCAGATGCAGCGAGGCGGCGCCGGCCGGGGCTGCCGCAAACACCAAGGCCAAACCCAGGGCCAGACGACGAACGAAGGGACGCATGCGCGGACTCCTTGTCTATGATGATATGCATGGACTGAAGCGACAGTCATGCCATGAACAAGGTGCCGCGCCGTGACGATCAGGCGACGTTTGTGCGGCGGGAATGCGCTAAAGCAAGGCATCTTTGAAGGGAGTTCTCGGGGGAAAACCTTTCTAAAGAAAGGTTCTTCCCCCGAACCCCCTTTCCAAAGATTTTTTTGGGTATAATTACAAAGAACTGTCAATTTTCTGGAAGGGGAGCGAGAGAGAGGGGAGAACCTTTTGCAAAAAGGTTTCCCCTCTCGCAACGTACGGCTCCAGACCCTACAGGGCCTGGACCACGCCGGACAGGGACTCGCAGCTCATGCCGAAGGCCTCGGCCACACCGCTGCAGGTAAGCTGGCCCTGCCAGGTGTTCAGGCCACGGGCCAGGGGGGCATCGTCCCTCAGGGCCTTGCAGCCCTTGTTGGCCAGGGACAGGGCATACGGCAGGGTCTGGTTCACCAGGGCAAAGGTGGAGGTGCGGGGCACTGCGCCGGGCATGTTGGCCACGCCGTAATGGACCACGCCATCCACAACATAGGTGGGATCGGCGTGGGTGGTGGCCTTGATGGTCTCCACGCAGCCGCCCTGGTCCACGGCCACATCCACAATGACCGAGCCGGGCTTCATGCACGGCAGCATCTCCCGCGTGACCAGCCGCGGCGCCTTGGCCCCGGGGATGAGCACCGCGCCGATCACCAGATCCGCCTTGCACAGGGCAGCACGGATGTTCGCCTCATGCGACATGAGCGTCACCACGCGGCTGTGGAAGATGTCGTCCAGATACTGCAGCCGGCTGTGGTTCACGTCCAGCACGGTCACGCGGGCGCCCATGCCCACGGCAATCTTGGTGGCGTTCACCCCCACCACCCCGCCGCCGAGGATGACCACTTCCGCCGGCTCCACGCCCGGCACGCCGCCCAGCAGCATGCCGCGGCCGCCGTGGGGCTTTTCCAGGCACTGCGCCCCCACCTGCGGGGCCATGCGGCCGGCCACTTCGCTCATGGGCACCAGCAGGGGCAGCGCGCCATTGTCCAGCTGCACGGTCTCGTAGGCCACGCCGGTGGTCTTGCTTTCCAGCAGGGCTTCGGTCAGCGGCTTGTCCGCGGCCAGATGCAGGTATGTGAAAAGAAGGAGCCCATCGCGCAGGTACTTGTATTCCTGCTGGATGGGCTCTTTGACCTTGATGACCATTTCTGCGGCCCAGGCGTCATCCGCCGAGACCAACCGCGCTCCGGCGGCGGCGTACTCCTCGTCGCGCAGGCCGCTGCCAACACCGGCGCCTCGCTCCACCAACACTGTATGGCCATTGCGCACAAACGCGCCCACCGCGCCGGGCGTCATGGCCACGCGGTTTTCCATGGTTTTGATTTCCTTGGGAATACCAACGATCATGCAGTGTGCCTCCTGGGCAGATCTATCAATAGTGCGGATCAAACAACCAGTTCCACCTCATGACCCATCCTTGCCCGGCTGTAAAGAGCCAGAGATCAAGAGAATGCACACAGCCGCCACAAGGATGCCGCCCGCCAGCAGCCAGCCCCACAGCCCGGCCGGCGTGGGGGAAATGCGGACCAGCGTCCAGCCCAGGGCGGCATGCGACACCCCCAGGACCTCAACGGGGCCCGGATCGCCGGGAAGGTCTTCCAGCCGCGCCGGTCCTTCCACAAGCGCGGTCAGCAGCAGCCGGGACTGCGCTTCCGGACTGCCCAGCATGTTGGCGGCCGTGACCGCCCGGACCAGCCGGTTGGAGGCCGGCAACTGCGTGACCGGCGCGCCCAGCAATCGCCCGCGCTGATCCAGCAGACAAAAGACTGCCTCCCGCGCCGCGTCGGTCTGCGCCAGGAGAGTCAGCAAGGCCTGGGCTTCCTGCGTGCGCAGTTCGCGCTCGCGCCGGGCCGCGTCCTCCATGTCCAGAAACATGGCCAGGGTCCAGTTGAATTCCGGCAGATGCACCGCCATGCCCAGATGCGGCGTCATGCGGGCGGCGCCCCGGGCCTTCCAGTCGAACGCCGCCGAGGCGCGCCCCCACTGCCGGGCTTCCTCTCGCAACACGCGCAGCAGGGAGCGGCCGCGACGGTCGCGATAGGGGGACAGATCCAGCCCTCGCAAGGCGAGTTCGGGATAGGTCAGCGCGATGATGCGCGCATCGTACACAAAGCACAGCACGCCCGGTTCCAGGAACACATCGTCCAGCAGGGCCAGGGCCAGCGTGCCGGCATGCTCCCAGGTTTCCCGTGGGGGCAGGCGCTGCCGGCGGGCATCCTGCATGGCGAAGTCGGCCAGACGGCGGGCCATGGCGGCAGTCTGCTCCAGACGCTGCAGGCGCTCGCGCACGAGCAGCCGACGCTCGCCCAGCAGCCGGGCATAGGTCTGCTGCAATTGTCGGGTGACCAGCAGGGGTTTCGAAAAAAAATTACCAGCGGACCTCAATGCCGGCATAGGGGCCGGCGTCTCCCTCGGCGTTGGCCGCCAGACCCGGGGTGATGGACACCCGGCCGGCATCCGTCCGCAGGCCTACATAGATGCGGTTCTGGTCGAATACGAAGCCGGCGTTCTGTCCGGGCACGCCGCCGGCGGTGACGGTGAAGCGGCCGTTGGAGGAGAGTCGCGGCCGCTGGGTGGTCTCGGCTTCCGCCTCCATGGCTGGCGCGTCGCGTTGCATGGCCCGTTCCAGGGTGCGGGCCTGGGCGGCATCTTCCATGAACACGGTCAGCCGCAGCAGGGGGCCGGCCTCGGTCTCCACGGTCTCCAATTCAGGCAGGCAGCCTTCCAGCAGGTCCGGGAATCGGGTCTTGAGCAGCTGCCAGCCATCCACGGCGGCGGTTTCCTGACGGTACAGGCCCAGCGGCACGCGGAACTGCTGCGCCCTGATCGGGGTGGGAATCATCAAGGATACAACAAGACTGGCGAGAATCGCAGCACGCATGACACGCTCCTTTCCGGATGCGAATCCGGGGTTGCCATGCGTAGAGCAATCCATATGCCACAATTTTCGTCTTGCCAGGTTTTGCAGGGCAGGCCATCATGCAGCAAAGCAAGGAGGCGCCATGTTGCTGCCTGAAAAAGACGCCCGTTTCAAGTATTGCCCGTTGCTGACCACCTCGGACAACAAGCTGAAATTCTGCCTGGGCAGCCAGTGCATGATGTTCTGCTGGAAGCACCCGGAGCATCGCCAGGAAGATGACCTGGGCTACTGCGGCATGGCCGAAAAGCCCATGGGCGCGATGTAGCCAGAGAAAAAAAAGGAATTTTTAGGGAGAACTGCGTTCCCCTACGCGCCCTGTGTCAGGGAGCGCCGTGCAGATCCAGGACGCAGCACAGGGGATGCGGGCGAGGAATGGTCGGGAGACAGGGTGACATGACGGAAGCGGCCTTGCCGGCTGTGTCCACTGCTTCTGCCGTCACGCGGCAGCCCAGCCCGTACGGCGGGAGCAGGGTGACAAGCTCGGGATGGTCGCCGGGCAGCGTCATGCCGTCCAGGGCGGCGCATTGCGCGCAGGCTCCGGCAGCCACCCGCAGCCGCACCGTTGGGGGGGCTGCATTCAGCAAGTCCACGAGCACCGCCTTCCCGGCCTCGAACTGGTCCAGCAGGGCCTGGATGCGCGCCTCTGGCAGCTCGTGCTCCTGGAGCAGGTAGAACAGGGCCTGCCCGGTGACGCAGCCATAGAACGGGTGCGCCCGCTTGAGGCTGGATTCGTTCCACCAAGGCGTCATTGCAATAGATTCCAGGACGGTTTGACGATGTCCACCAACATGGCATGCACCAGTGGGTTTTCCGTCGTGGGGCAGGGATAAAAGAAGCAGTGCACCATGTCCCGCCGCTGGAAGGCGCGGTACAGCATGGTGTTCATGCGGCAGATGGCCTGATGCTGCGGCGCGTTGCACAGGGTCTTGGGGATCTCGCAGTAGTGCTGCAGACGCTGGGCGAAGTCCTCGCAGCGGCCAAAGTAGGCGATCTTGGCGTTGACCAGAAAGAAGTATACCCCCGGTCCGTCCAGGATCTCTGCTTCCTGCGTCTGCTCGATGAAGCAGAACGGGCCCCAGGTGCGACGCTCCCGGCGCTCATCCTCCACATAGTATTCGATGGCGTCGATGACGCCCTCGCGCTTTCGGGCCGTCAACCGGCTGACGTGCCGGAAGTTGCAGACCAGCTTCACATCCACGTCGAGGAGGAAGCCGGTCTCGTCGCGGCTGGTCGTGGCATTGGAGTAGATGAGCATGGCGAGTGTGGCCCAAGTGGTGGTCCGGCCCGCGGGGCTCCCCCAAATTTTCTGGAGGAAACCCGCGGGCCGGGGTGAATCAGGCAGGGCTTTGTTCCAGGGCAGGGGCCTGTTCCGGCGCAGGGGCCGCCGGGGGTTCGGTGAGGGCCAGGGGCCAGACGTCGCCGATGCGCTCCAGGGGATGCACGGTGATCTTGCGGCGCAATTCGGCGGGGATGTCTTCCAGGTCCTTGACGTTTTCCTTGGGGATGGCCACGTGCCCCAGACCCTGGGCCACGGCGGCGAGGATTTTTTCCTTGATGCCGCCCACGGGCAGCACCCGGCCGCGCAGGGTGATTTCACCGGTCATGGCCATGTTGCCGTTCAGGGGCCGGTTGGAAAGGGCACTCACCAGCGCGCCCACCAGGGCGATGCCGGCGGAGGGGCCGTCCTTGGGGGTGGCCCCGGCCGGCACGTGGATGTGGATGTCCACCTTGTCCGGGAATTCGGGATCAATGCCCAGCTCCCTGGCATGGCCGCGAGCGTAGGACAGGGCGGCCTGGGCGGATTCCTTCATCACCTCTCCCAGCTGGCCGGTGAGGGTCAGCTTGCCCTTGCCGGCCATGGTGGTGGCTTCGATGTGCAGAATCTCGCCGCCGTAGGGCGTCCAGGCCAGTCCCAGGGACACGCCGGGAGGCAGATCGGTTTCCGCCTTCTCGTCCGTGTAGCGGGGGATGCCCAGCAGCTTGCGCACGCTCTGGCTGGTGACCTTGAAAGGACCGCCCTCGCCCTCGGCCTTCTTGCGGGCCAGCTTGCGGAAGACGGCGCCCACCTCGCG
This sequence is a window from Megalodesulfovibrio gigas DSM 1382 = ATCC 19364. Protein-coding genes within it:
- a CDS encoding choice-of-anchor I family protein, translating into MRPFVRRLALGLALVFAAAPAGAASLHLEKIGGLKLGGEGAAEICSFDPQSKLLFVVNAGETAVEVVDLSNPAAPVKKSSISLKEHGGGINSVAVKNGLVAVAVEADPKQDSGKIILMNLDGTVRKRFDVGALPDMVAFTPDGKYVLAACEGEPNKDYSVDPEGSIAVISLAKGVDAATCTMAYFHSFNTQKAQLQAKGVRISHPKATVSQDLEPEYIAVSPDSKTAYVVLQENNAFAVLDVATAKVKDIKPLGMKDWKKAGGLDASDKDKKINIKPWPVHGLYMPDSVAAFAAKGKVYLVTANEGDSRDYDGYSDEARLGKVYLNDRIFPDAKWLTRDKQLGRLKVVKDMLDTDGDGLADRIVAYGARSFSIWNAATGAQVFDSADQFERIIAKEAPEYFNAEEKFDDRSDDKGPEPEGVTVGVVDGRTYAFVGLERQGGLMVYDVTEPAKASFVQYINSRDYAADQKSEAAGDVAPEGVLFIAAKDSPTGQALVVTANEVSGTVAVFAARK
- the pstB gene encoding phosphate ABC transporter ATP-binding protein PstB gives rise to the protein MRCVDVNVYYGDKHAINNVSMDIGNNEVIAMIGPSGCGKSTFLRCLNRMNDTIDSCRVTGLIELDGRNIYDPKVDVVPLRAQVGMVFQKPNPFPKSIYENIAYGPRIHGLVNTKSEMDEIVETSLKRAGLWNEAKDRLDQPGTGLSGGQQQRLCIARTIAVSPEVILMDEPCSALDPIATSIIEDLIDELREHFAIAIVTHSMQQASRVSQRTAYFHLGDLIEIGPTEQIFTNPLHELTHDYITGRFG
- a CDS encoding substrate-binding domain-containing protein; the protein is MLKGLTVAAAALLLATSVNFAHAQAARDTIKVVGSSTVYPFSTVVAETFGKGGKFKTPTIESTGTGGGMKLFCAGVGVGHPDITNASRRMKKSECEDCMKNGVKEVVEVKVGYDGIVIANSKKTGLFKLAIVDLYRAMAKEVEVDGKMVANPFKTWKEVNPALPAAKIEVLGPPPTSGTRDAFLELVMEVGAKSSPFLKALEKEDGKKWKAYAHTIREDGAYIDAGENDNLIVQKLDANPSALGIFGFSFLDQNADKIQGSEVDGVAPTFDNIASGKYSVSRPLYFYVKKAHASVIPGIPEYLAEFTSEKAWGKDGYLASKGMIPMPDAERKEFAAKAKGLTPVDCGALK
- the pstA gene encoding phosphate ABC transporter permease PstA; this encodes MNNTTTKPRPIDIVNAGLAKRYAAEKRFRLYGFSAIVISLCFLGLLFVTIVYDGLPAFTQTYLKLEVALPEAEFDRENLNAANYPLFIKQAIRSYFPEVTERREVRDIDNFISNSAPFDLEKAVFADPSLIGKSVTLWVLADDDVDQLVKGHIDRDVPEIERRMSDRQIAWVDSLKKRGLLERKFNTVFLTTGDSREPEQAGIWGAVMGSFYSLLITLLLSFPIGISAAVYLEEFAPKNKWTDLIEVNINNLAAVPSIVFGLLGLAVFLNFFELPRSAPLVGGLVLTLMTLPVIIIASRAALKSVPPSIREAALGIGSSQLQTVLNHVLPLAMPGMLTGAIIGMARALGETAPLLMIGMVAFIVDVPQGITDAATALPVQIYLWSDSPERGFREKTSAAIIVLLVFLLAMNALAVILRKKFERRW
- the ald gene encoding alanine dehydrogenase gives rise to the protein MIVGIPKEIKTMENRVAMTPGAVGAFVRNGHTVLVERGAGVGSGLRDEEYAAAGARLVSADDAWAAEMVIKVKEPIQQEYKYLRDGLLLFTYLHLAADKPLTEALLESKTTGVAYETVQLDNGALPLLVPMSEVAGRMAPQVGAQCLEKPHGGRGMLLGGVPGVEPAEVVILGGGVVGVNATKIAVGMGARVTVLDVNHSRLQYLDDIFHSRVVTLMSHEANIRAALCKADLVIGAVLIPGAKAPRLVTREMLPCMKPGSVIVDVAVDQGGCVETIKATTHADPTYVVDGVVHYGVANMPGAVPRTSTFALVNQTLPYALSLANKGCKALRDDAPLARGLNTWQGQLTCSGVAEAFGMSCESLSGVVQAL
- a CDS encoding GIY-YIG nuclease family protein; its protein translation is MLIYSNATTSRDETGFLLDVDVKLVCNFRHVSRLTARKREGVIDAIEYYVEDERRERRTWGPFCFIEQTQEAEILDGPGVYFFLVNAKIAYFGRCEDFAQRLQHYCEIPKTLCNAPQHQAICRMNTMLYRAFQRRDMVHCFFYPCPTTENPLVHAMLVDIVKPSWNLLQ
- the pstC gene encoding phosphate ABC transporter permease subunit PstC; the encoded protein is MIPAYVILLLLLALSAVAYMLGRNRAFAVAGGPAGLRHLHSRPGYYGALTALWCFGPAIIVFALWQASEGGVITGLVVSHLPPEVQALPPDRLGLVVNDVKNLVGGNILSGDPSPELRKAADEFIRLRVYSRVLLLGVCAMLAAGGLLLSRKGITPQLRARNKVERLVKWLLIACSMLAIFTTVGIILSVLFEAIRFFKIIPVQDFLFGLEWSPQMAIREDQVGGSGAFGAVPVFVGTALISIIAMVVAVPIGLMAAIYMSEYASRKFRATAKPLMEILAGIPTVVYGFFAALTVAPIVRDWGSAVGLSVSSESGLVAGLVMGIMIIPFVSSLSDDVINAVPQSLRDGALALGSTSSETVRKVVLPAALPGIVGSVLLAMSRAIGETMIVVMAAGLSANLTLNPFETVTTVTVQIVTLLIGDQEFDSPKTLAAFALGLVLFLVTLCLNIFALHVVRKYREQYE
- a CDS encoding cache domain-containing protein → MQQTYARLLGERRLLVRERLQRLEQTAAMARRLADFAMQDARRQRLPPRETWEHAGTLALALLDDVFLEPGVLCFVYDARIIALTYPELALRGLDLSPYRDRRGRSLLRVLREEARQWGRASAAFDWKARGAARMTPHLGMAVHLPEFNWTLAMFLDMEDAARRERELRTQEAQALLTLLAQTDAAREAVFCLLDQRGRLLGAPVTQLPASNRLVRAVTAANMLGSPEAQSRLLLTALVEGPARLEDLPGDPGPVEVLGVSHAALGWTLVRISPTPAGLWGWLLAGGILVAAVCILLISGSLQPGKDGS